The following nucleotide sequence is from Calonectris borealis chromosome 5, bCalBor7.hap1.2, whole genome shotgun sequence.
tataaagctttAGTTGAACGGAGAAGGGTGCTGGGCTCTTTGTAGATAATTCCTCGTCTTAACAGAGATGGGAAGTGACCTacagggggaagggggagagttTTTCCCTAAATCTCGGCTCTTCTTGCGGTCCTCCCGCTGCATCCATTGTCACCGACGCTGCCAGCATCATTGTCACTGTTATGCGGCCAGTTTTTTACCTGATTTCTCAGCCCTGCCTTATCCCCCTCTCCGACCCCGGGTGTGCCGAGCTCTGTGCGTGCAGCACCGGGCCGGACCCCCCAGCTTTACCGGGGAGGTTGTAGGGGGGACCCggccatcccaccgcgggggccGGTCCCTCCAACTTTCCGGCAGCAAGCGGCAGCGGGTGCTGGGTCCCCCCCTTCTCCGCCTTGCCGCTCCCGGGGCGGGTGAGCGGCTCTGCCCCTGCCCGGAGCGGAGGGGCAGGGCGACGGTGTCGCGGCCCCCGGGgagcgggacgggacgggacggggagcggggcggggagccggggcggggagccgggcggggaggtgctgccggccggcggcgcggggccttCCGCCGTGATTGGCAGCGGCTGACAGTGAGTGGCAGCCCCGCCATGGAAACCCGGGAGCCAATCTGCCGAGCCCGGCAGCAAATCAGCCGCTCCCGCAGCAGCGCGGTGGCGGCGCGGAGCTGGGcttgtgccttttcttttttcctttttttttctttttttttttctttttttttcccttccctccctccccccacgcCCGCCCTCCCCCCTGCTCCATCCTCCTCCGCCTCGCCCCTGCCCACTGCCCCCAGTCGCCGGAGCCGCCGAGCGCTCCCCATCGCCTCTCCGCCCTCCACCTTCCCTCCCGCGGCAGCTCCGCCGGCGCCGGAGGAGGCAGAAGCGGAGCGAGGGGCGGCCGCCCGGGCCGCTGCCcgcttccccgccgcgggggtgtgcgcggcggcggcaggcaTCGCCGGGGGTGCGCGGAGCGCGGAGCGGAGCCCGGCGCCGCCTCCATGTTCCAGCTGCCCATCCTCAATTTCAGTCCGCAGCAGGTGGCCGGGGTATGCGAGACCCTGGAGGAGAGCGGGGACATCGAGCGCCTGGGGCGCTTCCTCTGGTCCCTGCCCGTGGCCCCTGCGGCCTGCGAGGCCCTGAACAAGAACGAGTCGGTGCTGAGAGCCCGGGCCATCGTGGCCTTCCACACGGGGAACTACCGGGAGCTCTACCACATCCTGGAGAACCACAAGTTCACCAAGGAGTCCCACGCCAAACTGCAAGCCCTCTGGCTGGAAGCGCATTACCAGGAGGCGGAGAAGCTGCGGGGCCGACCCCTGGGGCCGGTGGACAAGTACCGGGTGAGGAAGAAGTTCCCGCTGCCCCGCACCATCTGGGACGGCGAGCAGAAGACACATTGCTTCAAGGAGCGGACGAGGCATTTGCTGCGGGAGTGGTACCTGCAGGACCCTTACCCCAACCCCAGCAAAAAGCGGGAACTGGCTCAGGCCACGGGACTTACCCCCACGCAAGTGGGCAACTGGTTCAAAAACCGCAGGCAAAGGGACAGGGCAGCAGCCGCTAAGAACAGGTAAGGTGCTGCCCGTCCCGTCGGGGCACAGGGCCCCCCGCTTAGGGAGGCCGGGGGGCTGCGCGGGCTGGTGCGAGGCTACCGGCGGAggcagcgcggccccggcgcTGCGGCGAGCCCCGCCTCGGGGGACGGGGAAATGAGCCCGGGAAGTTTCTCCCCGGGAAATGCAGCGAGATAAAGTAGGAGCAGCGGGAAAACCCTAcggctttttatttgtttatttatttttaatggaggAGGGTCCCCGCCCGGGGTCCCCCTTGGCCGCTTttcggggagcggggcaggggagagggagagagaccgCCCGGGCACCGCGGCTGGCGAAGCTGCCGTGACCCGGCAGGACCTGGCGGCAGAAAGGGCCGTATTCAGCGGCTAAGCGGAGAGAAACCCCCCTTCAAAGTTTTGCCCGGACATATAGAAACCTATCCCGTATATGTCCGTCTGGAGCAGAGCCGGCAATGCCCCTCTGCGGGTTCGTTTGCAGAGAGCCGCCTTGCCCTAAATCTCCGCCGGAGCCGGCCACGAGCATTTCTTGGgagatttttcttatttctcttctccccacttttcttttttttaatcttaaagaaCAAAACCGCGGCTCTAAATGCGCAGTGTGACCCCGACAGTAGTGGCACAAGCAGACGCCCCGGGAAGCGGGGAAGGGAGCAGAGTCCCCCCATTATCTCCTGTCCCGGGGCCCGGGAGGGGGTTCCACCCATCACCCCGCCGGCCATCGCGCACAGCCCGGCGGCGGCACGTCGGGGGAACGGGTGCTGTCACCCGCAGCCCCTTTTTCATCAGCTGAGAGGGAAAATGTAAGGCCTGCTGGAGGGGAACGGCCGCCCGGGAGA
It contains:
- the SIX6 gene encoding homeobox protein SIX6 → MFQLPILNFSPQQVAGVCETLEESGDIERLGRFLWSLPVAPAACEALNKNESVLRARAIVAFHTGNYRELYHILENHKFTKESHAKLQALWLEAHYQEAEKLRGRPLGPVDKYRVRKKFPLPRTIWDGEQKTHCFKERTRHLLREWYLQDPYPNPSKKRELAQATGLTPTQVGNWFKNRRQRDRAAAAKNRLQQQVLTQGSVRSLQAEEESGGEAGGAASSPAASLSSKAATSAISITSSDSECDI